The DNA segment GTGTCGGCGCCGACCACCTCCTCCAGTACGTTCAGCAGCGCCCGGTCCGAGCCCTGACGGGACAGACTCTCGCGCAGTCGCCGCCAGCGCAGCGCGATCGCCCGCTCGGGATGCGCGACGTTTCGGGAGGTGTCCAGGTACACGGAGGCGAACGGGCCCGGCTCCGCGTAGAGGGGGTCAAGGAACGACAACCTCATCGCAACTCCTCGTCGATGGTCTCCCCTCCTTTGATGATGCGCGCCCCGGGGGGCGATGGAGATCGACGAGCGCGAAGCGGTGCGGAACGCGGGGCGGTCAGGCGCCGGCCGCCAGCAGCCGGCCCATCGGCTTCGACAGACCGAGCGGCGCATTCGTGAACTTGGTTCGGTCCACATGACCGGAAGACACTCGACGCCTTCGAGGGCATCGCGCGCCGGACCGAGAGCACAGTGGGGTGATCCCGCAGCCGTCGGCTCCTGCAGGACCTCGGTCGACAGCCCCGGGAGGCGTATCGGTAGGGTCGGGCTTGTCCTAGCGGAGGTTGGCGGCACCTTTCTTGCCGGCTCCTGATCTGACCCCTGGTCCATGGGTGACCTCAATGAGCCCCGTGCCGCGGGGAGGACCCGGCTTCTGCGTTCGTTGTGCCCGTCTCGCCCCGCGGATGGGGTCGGCCCCCTTCTCGGCGATCATGATCGCTGCGATGTTCGTGTTGTCAGAGACGATCGTGGATATGACGGACGCGTACACCCGCAGGCCCTCGATGCCGTCCACGGTCACGTCCGGGGCAACCACGGGGTCGGAGCCGATGCCCATGGCACAGCTGCCGACAGGGTGGAAATTCGACCCGGCGGCCTACGCAAGGAGGGAACCGCTGCGGGCAGCGTTGAGTGGGGAAGCGCATTCGGCGGCGGTCACGCGGTTCGGGAACCCTCGCCAGGAACGAGCCCTGCCTCGTCTCTCTTGGTGATCCTCCGTGTGCAGTGCGTTGCTTACGCCGGGAGATTCCTGCCGATGGGGGTTGCACCGCATGCGGTACGGGCGTTCCCTGGAAGTGTCGAGTGGTGAAGCAAGAGCGCCTGGGACTACGACACGGACCGAGGGGTTTCGTCCAGTTGCGTGTTCTCCCGACAAGGGCCTCGGTAGGGCGGTCGTCGTCACCCAGCGTTCGCCGCGGAGGTGATCCAGGTGAAAGCCGTCGTCTATGAGAAGCCCTTCAGCGTCACCGTCAGGGACGTCGACGATCCGCAGATCCAGCACCCGAACGACGTGCTGGTACGCGTCACATCGACCGCCATCTGCGGATCGGACCTGCACATGTACGAGGGCCGCACGGCCGCCGAGTCGGGCATCGTCTTCGGACACGAGAACATGGGCATCGTCGAGGAAACCGGCGCCGGTGTGACTTCGCTGTCCAAGGGTGACCGCGTCGTGATGCCGTTCAACGTCGCCTGCGGATTCTGCAAGAACTGCCTCGCCGGGAAGACCGGCTTCTGCTTGACGGTCAATCCGGGCTTCGCCGGCGGAGCCTATGGCTACGTGGCCATGGGCCCGTACAAGGGCGGGCAGGCAGAGCTGCTGCGGGTGCCCTTCGCCGATTTCAACTGCCTGAAGCTGCCGTCGGGCAACGAGTTCGAGACCGATTTCGTGCTGCTCGCCGACATCTTCCCGACCGGCTACCACGGATGCGAGCTCGCCCAGGTGATTCCCGGAGAGAGCGTGGCCGTCTTCGGTGCCGGCCCGGTCGGGCTGATGGCCGCGTATTCCGCGCTGCTGCGCGGTGCGTCGAAGGTGTTCTCCGTTGACCGGGTCCCCGAGCGGCTCGCCAAGGCCGAGGAGATCGGAGCCATTCCGATCGACTTCACCAAGGGCGACCCGGCCGAGCGGATCAAGGAACAGACCGGAGGCGAGGGAACGGACAAGGGCGTCGACGCTGTCGGCTACCAGGCCCAGGCGCACGACGCGAGCCATG comes from the Streptomyces sp. NBC_00443 genome and includes:
- a CDS encoding glutathione-independent formaldehyde dehydrogenase, producing the protein MKAVVYEKPFSVTVRDVDDPQIQHPNDVLVRVTSTAICGSDLHMYEGRTAAESGIVFGHENMGIVEETGAGVTSLSKGDRVVMPFNVACGFCKNCLAGKTGFCLTVNPGFAGGAYGYVAMGPYKGGQAELLRVPFADFNCLKLPSGNEFETDFVLLADIFPTGYHGCELAQVIPGESVAVFGAGPVGLMAAYSALLRGASKVFSVDRVPERLAKAEEIGAIPIDFTKGDPAERIKEQTGGEGTDKGVDAVGYQAQAHDASHEEPAVVLNTLVETVRPTGMLGIPGLYVPSDPGGPDENAKHGQLLVSIGRMFEKGQRMGTGQCNVKQYNRQLRDLIIAGRAKPSFVVSHELPLDQAPSAYEKFDQRIEGYTKVVLHPGHALAA